The Legionella jordanis genomic sequence CTGCTGACGGAAAAACGCCTGTCCAATAACACAGCCAAACGCATCTTTAATCGATTATGGAAAGGTGAAAGCAATATCGATGAAATTATCCAACAGGAGGGTCTTGCACAGTTAAACAACAATGAGGCACTTGACGAACTCGTCCAGAATATCATTGCGCGTTACCCGCAGCAAGTTCAAGAGTACCGGGCAGGCAAAGAGAAATTATTGGGATTTTTTATTGGCCAAATTATGAAAGAAACCAAAGGATTGGCTGATCCTGAAGAGCTTAATCAATTATTAAAACAATTTTTAAATGCTTAATTGATATTGCCCTTTTAAATGCATTCATACCCTATCCCTTTATGGTTTAGGGTTATTGGTATGCTATTCACTACATTTTGAAAGATGTGCTTGCTTTTAAATGCTTCTCTTCGCATTTTTGTAGTTAGTTGTTTAGATTAAGTCGTATTAATTGCACCTTTGTGATTTCAATTTTCATGATGGATGGACATTTCACCCATCTTTCGAGTGTAATTTTTCAAGAAAAAATTTCTTAAACGCAGCCCTGCTGGCATTTTGTTCTTCAGAGGGTTGTTCAACAATATTTCAACCCCTGTTTTAACTCCAGGGAGAGTTTATCTTTTTGAACTCCTCTTCTTTATCCGGTGCTTTCTTTGGATAATAGGGTCGCCCCCAACGCTTATAAGCTGCTTTAACTTCTTCTTGCGTGGCTGTCTGCTGACACCAAAATCAATAAAGCAACACTTCCCAAGAAGGCAAACAAAGCCCCATAAAAAAACACGGCGCTATGACTCAGGTAATCCCATAAAATTCCAGCAATTAAGCTTGCGAACAAACCTTGTATTCCGACGGTAGTTGAAAACCATCCCACTGCACTGGCATGTAAATTTCCAGGGACAAAATCAAGAGCCAAAGCCTTGCCTACGCTGCGGAATATTCCTTGATAGCAACCATAAAGAATGAACAAAAAAGCGATAAAACTGAAGTTATCACTTAGGGCAAAACCCAGGTAGCAAATGAAGAAAATTAAAAATGCTGATAGCAACAAATACTTGCGACCAAATTTATCCGATAAAAATCCTGCCGGATAAGATACCAGTGCAGCCAACAAATTGTATCCAGCATAAATTAGCACAGTTTTTTCCAAAGACAATCCAGTGTCTTGCGCTTTAAGAATTAAAAAGGCGTTACTGGAATTGCCAATCCCAAATAGCGCAATGACCGCCAGATATTTCCAATAAGCTTTCGGAAATTTGGTTAGTTGAATTTTTGGCTCCTGCCCGCTTTCGTCGATTGATTTTTCTTTAACAGCCAAGACCATGAAAAATGCTAACAAACCTGGAAGAACAGCCAAATAAAAAATAGAACGAACTTTCCAAAAACACGCCAACAGAATAAGCGTCACGAGTGGGCCCATGAAAGCACCTAAATTATCCCCGAATCCTTCGAGGCCAAAAGCTTTCCCTCGATGCTCCCGAGTAACCGACGCAGCCACTAAAGCATCTCTGGGGGCAGAACGAAAACCAGAGGCTAATCTATCCAGTGTACGGGCACCTAAAGCCATTTGCCAAATACCCGCCAATCCCAATAAGGGCTTTGCCAGTGCCCCAAGAAAATAGCCTATCAGAGCAATTCGTTTCTTTTGTTGCATCTTATCCGATAACCATCCACTAAAACCTTGAATAATGTTCTGACCAGCCTGGGCAATTCCTTCTATAAGACCGACAATAATTCCGTTGGCTTGCAGAGTTTGCATCAGGAAAACGGGTAAGATGGGATACAGCATTTCCGTTGCAACGTCTGAAAAAAAACTTGCTAATGCAAGGAGAATGGTATTTTTCGAAATCCCAGAAAAATATTTAATTGGCTTCACAAGTTTTCATCCTTCAAATTAATTTCCCTTCTGCTGCAGCAAAAATAGTGTAAAGGGTTTTGCAATGTTCTGACAGATAAACAAAACAACCCGCCAAAGCGGGTTGTTAATTTACATTTTTGAATAATTAGTTATAGGATTTGACAATCACAGTGCTGCCTACATCCAAAAACTCTTGATTGAGC encodes the following:
- a CDS encoding MFS transporter, whose amino-acid sequence is MKPIKYFSGISKNTILLALASFFSDVATEMLYPILPVFLMQTLQANGIIVGLIEGIAQAGQNIIQGFSGWLSDKMQQKKRIALIGYFLGALAKPLLGLAGIWQMALGARTLDRLASGFRSAPRDALVAASVTREHRGKAFGLEGFGDNLGAFMGPLVTLILLACFWKVRSIFYLAVLPGLLAFFMVLAVKEKSIDESGQEPKIQLTKFPKAYWKYLAVIALFGIGNSSNAFLILKAQDTGLSLEKTVLIYAGYNLLAALVSYPAGFLSDKFGRKYLLLSAFLIFFICYLGFALSDNFSFIAFLFILYGCYQGIFRSVGKALALDFVPGNLHASAVGWFSTTVGIQGLFASLIAGILWDYLSHSAVFFYGALFAFLGSVALLILVSADSHARRS